Proteins from a single region of Candidatus Parcubacteria bacterium:
- the alr gene encoding alanine racemase (Derived by automated computational analysis using gene prediction method: Protein Homology. GO_function: GO:0008784 - alanine racemase activity [Evidence IEA]; GO_process: GO:0009252 - peptidoglycan biosynthetic process [Evidence IEA]) encodes MFSKIRQAFKLKYETLNRLEIKRAAILANYEALKKEQPAAAIFPVLKSNAYGHGLKELAQILNETDAPLVAVDSFPEAQILKKYFKRDILILSRMPRKVYTYATSKRYQFAVADEEVLAALPRGAKIHLFLNTGMNREGIKDLPVFLEKNSKKLSQLKIVGLCSHLAHADTIAPENEAQLEKFLAALKYLERTGQRPRWVHLGNSAGVFTLKNDKLTAFRSGLALYGYNPLSPDHPRFNDVDESLQPALELYSRVVARQAVSAGEKVSYGGSYQAQGEENIAVIPFGYYEGLPRRLSSQAVFYCEEEKLVIAGNICMNSTCLRSGSRSLPLGTEIQLISANPKQSNSLSNLAAQAEMIEYELLCGLKANIRRIII; translated from the coding sequence ATGTTTAGTAAAATTCGCCAAGCTTTTAAACTTAAGTATGAAACGCTCAACCGCTTAGAAATTAAACGAGCGGCGATTTTAGCTAACTACGAGGCCCTAAAAAAAGAACAGCCCGCGGCCGCTATTTTTCCGGTTTTAAAATCTAATGCCTATGGTCACGGTTTAAAAGAGTTAGCACAAATTTTAAACGAAACCGATGCCCCCTTAGTGGCCGTTGATTCTTTTCCGGAAGCCCAGATTCTTAAGAAATACTTTAAGCGCGATATTTTAATTTTAAGTCGCATGCCGCGCAAAGTTTATACTTACGCGACTTCTAAACGTTACCAATTCGCGGTCGCTGATGAAGAAGTTTTAGCCGCCTTGCCGCGCGGCGCGAAAATTCATTTATTCTTAAACACCGGCATGAATCGCGAAGGCATTAAAGATTTACCCGTTTTTTTAGAAAAGAATAGTAAAAAGTTAAGCCAATTAAAAATTGTCGGCCTTTGTTCGCACTTGGCTCATGCCGATACCATTGCTCCGGAAAACGAAGCGCAGCTAGAAAAATTTTTAGCCGCTTTAAAATATTTAGAACGTACCGGCCAGCGTCCGCGCTGGGTACACTTAGGTAATTCGGCCGGAGTTTTTACTTTAAAAAATGATAAATTAACGGCATTTAGAAGTGGCCTTGCTCTTTATGGCTACAACCCTTTAAGCCCTGACCATCCTCGCTTTAATGACGTAGATGAGAGTTTACAACCAGCGCTAGAGCTTTATTCGCGGGTGGTGGCTAGACAAGCTGTCTCGGCTGGAGAAAAGGTTTCCTACGGCGGTTCCTACCAGGCTCAAGGTGAAGAAAATATTGCCGTGATTCCATTTGGTTACTATGAAGGGCTGCCACGTCGCCTCTCCAGCCAAGCGGTCTTCTACTGCGAAGAAGAAAAATTAGTGATCGCCGGTAATATTTGTATGAATTCCACCTGTTTACGGAGCGGCTCCAGAAGTTTACCGCTCGGAACCGAGATTCAGCTAATCAGTGCCAACCCGAAACAAAGTAATAGTTTAAGTAACTTAGCGGCTCAGGCTGAGATGATAGAATACGAGCTGCTCTGCGGTCTAAAAGCTAATATTCGTCGCATTATTATTTAA
- a CDS encoding hypothetical protein (Derived by automated computational analysis using gene prediction method: GeneMarkS-2+.): MANFLKNWWRKRSQRHYLKKHRWHLVIDIFLLLLIIALAVGLFIISRQEPPVVETTPIPHIVQVPAESEEAISLTEPLFSGNVSPRQVFNFEVELENPDLKDMTEIDIQFLSPSAKFRIVSAQATEMITVVKEEEPSATTTTNLKSRGDHLSLSLLEPGQKVKIQAQLTATPITSERTLSWGLVSTYKQGEQEKSVVYELKPLRLISELSASAAAYYHSEHGDQLGIGPLPPLVGLPTNYWIFFQVNNDGNVVKNFTLTARLAAGVTLGSGRTVSSGDLIYDESTRRLTWIIPELPATTTDNRAGLDVQIIPTAEQVGQTPILLSNISYIATDSFTGEQLSGNLAEISTDLKADKLNEGQGTVAP; this comes from the coding sequence ATGGCAAACTTTTTAAAAAATTGGTGGCGGAAGAGGAGTCAACGTCACTATCTCAAAAAACACCGCTGGCATTTGGTGATCGATATTTTTCTATTATTATTGATTATCGCTTTAGCGGTGGGTTTATTTATCATCAGTCGACAAGAACCGCCGGTCGTGGAAACAACGCCGATTCCGCATATTGTTCAAGTCCCAGCCGAAAGTGAAGAGGCAATCAGCCTCACGGAACCGCTTTTTTCCGGCAATGTTTCGCCACGTCAAGTTTTTAATTTTGAAGTAGAACTTGAAAATCCGGACTTAAAGGATATGACTGAAATTGATATTCAATTTTTAAGCCCGAGCGCTAAATTTAGAATTGTCTCGGCGCAAGCGACGGAAATGATAACGGTGGTTAAAGAAGAGGAACCGTCGGCGACGACTACAACTAATCTTAAATCTCGCGGTGATCATCTCAGTTTAAGTCTTTTAGAGCCCGGACAAAAAGTTAAGATTCAAGCTCAGTTAACGGCCACCCCCATCACTTCCGAGCGAACACTGAGCTGGGGATTAGTTTCTACTTATAAGCAAGGCGAACAAGAAAAAAGTGTTGTCTATGAACTTAAGCCTTTAAGATTAATTAGTGAACTCAGCGCTAGTGCCGCCGCCTATTATCATAGTGAGCATGGCGATCAATTAGGCATTGGCCCTTTGCCGCCACTGGTCGGTCTACCCACTAATTATTGGATATTCTTCCAGGTTAATAACGACGGCAATGTCGTCAAAAACTTTACCTTAACCGCTCGTTTAGCCGCAGGCGTCACTTTAGGAAGCGGCCGAACGGTTAGTAGTGGTGATTTAATTTACGACGAAAGCACGCGACGCTTAACCTGGATTATTCCGGAATTACCAGCAACCACCACTGATAATCGCGCCGGTTTAGATGTTCAAATAATTCCTACGGCCGAGCAAGTGGGCCAGACACCAATCTTATTAAGTAATATTTCCTATATCGCTACTGATTCTTTTACCGGCGAACAATTATCAGGTAACCTAGCCGAGATTAGTACCGATCTTAAAGCTGATAAATTAAATGAGGGGCAGGGAACGGTCGCCCCGTAA
- a CDS encoding putative glycoside hydrolase (Derived by automated computational analysis using gene prediction method: Protein Homology.): MKKYFLTITIFCLALAFTPGATFAAEKNPKIANYFLHWSLNDDKARELAKWDFLILDMEVQENSPEQLRLIRRLNPDIVILAYVTSQNLFEPWVNSNESVLRKKLNAGISNSWWLRDSGGQRLSDWPNAYVLNVTNYAPLVNGQRYNDYLPKFVVDNLKSSGFWDGVFFDNVWDGAAWFNGGNVSLRNNGYKSSAYELNTAWVNGMRQIFTKTEKAWPEAIILGNGSWHTQYQTLLDGWMIEDFPTPWVSGGDWTAVLKNYQIFSNNGQEHNVLNAAANNADDYKKFRYGLTNALLGNAYYSFDYGPLDHGRLWWYDEYNIDLGSAQTAPYNLLDRQNKNLKPGLWRRDFSAGVAILNSTDKTQRYVFTKEEFERLRGTQDPLTNNGQRVNWISLAPKDGIILLKRPNLIQGSNFINGNFYRVFDTTGTQIVNGFFAYLDNYSGRRQLLKVDFSGTGAEQVAVAENGEMKISTKGRETLKFRPFGPWNGDFTMGFGDLNGDGQKEIVTGAGRGGGPQVRIFNNSGQVKGAFMAYDSRFRGGVNVAVGDIDGDGQAEIVTGAGLGGGPHVRVFDSQSRVKLQFMAYDKDFRGGVNVAVGDIDGDGQAEIITGPGPGADPQVRVFDQTGRLKAQFMAYDRNLKNGLSVALDDLNQDGRLDILASLLE; the protein is encoded by the coding sequence ATGAAAAAATATTTTCTGACTATCACTATTTTCTGTTTAGCCTTGGCGTTTACTCCCGGGGCCACTTTCGCCGCTGAAAAAAATCCGAAGATTGCTAATTATTTTTTGCACTGGTCTTTAAATGATGATAAAGCCCGCGAATTAGCGAAGTGGGACTTTTTGATTTTGGATATGGAGGTGCAAGAAAACAGCCCGGAACAATTACGTTTAATTCGTCGGCTCAATCCCGATATTGTTATCTTAGCTTACGTCACTTCTCAAAATCTCTTTGAGCCGTGGGTAAATTCTAATGAGTCGGTCTTGCGGAAAAAATTAAACGCCGGAATTTCGAATTCTTGGTGGTTACGTGATAGTGGTGGCCAGCGCTTATCGGATTGGCCCAATGCTTATGTTTTAAATGTTACTAACTACGCCCCCTTAGTAAATGGTCAACGCTATAATGATTACTTGCCGAAATTTGTAGTTGATAATTTAAAAAGTTCTGGCTTCTGGGATGGCGTTTTTTTTGACAATGTCTGGGATGGCGCCGCTTGGTTTAATGGTGGCAATGTCTCCTTGCGCAATAATGGTTATAAGAGTAGCGCTTACGAATTAAATACCGCCTGGGTCAATGGAATGCGCCAAATTTTTACGAAGACGGAAAAAGCCTGGCCGGAAGCAATTATTTTAGGCAATGGTAGTTGGCACACTCAATACCAAACTCTTTTAGACGGCTGGATGATTGAAGATTTTCCCACTCCTTGGGTAAGTGGCGGCGACTGGACGGCGGTCTTAAAAAATTATCAAATTTTTTCTAACAACGGCCAAGAACATAATGTGTTAAATGCGGCCGCTAACAACGCCGATGATTATAAAAAGTTTCGCTACGGCCTAACTAATGCTTTATTGGGCAATGCTTATTACAGCTTTGATTATGGACCTTTAGATCATGGTCGGCTCTGGTGGTACGATGAATATAATATTGATTTAGGCTCAGCCCAAACCGCTCCTTATAATTTATTGGATCGCCAAAATAAAAATTTAAAACCCGGGCTTTGGCGTCGTGATTTTTCGGCCGGGGTGGCGATTTTAAACTCCACTGATAAAACGCAGCGTTATGTTTTTACTAAAGAGGAATTTGAACGTTTGCGGGGCACTCAAGACCCGCTGACCAATAACGGTCAACGGGTTAACTGGATTAGTTTAGCGCCTAAAGACGGAATTATTCTTTTGAAGCGGCCAAACCTAATCCAGGGTTCTAACTTTATCAACGGCAATTTTTATCGCGTTTTTGATACCACCGGCACGCAGATAGTCAATGGCTTCTTTGCGTACTTAGATAATTATTCCGGTCGCCGGCAGTTGTTAAAAGTAGATTTTTCTGGAACGGGCGCTGAACAAGTGGCGGTGGCGGAAAATGGTGAGATGAAAATTAGTACTAAGGGCCGCGAAACTTTAAAATTCCGCCCCTTTGGTCCTTGGAATGGTGATTTTACAATGGGTTTTGGTGATTTAAATGGTGATGGTCAAAAAGAGATTGTCACTGGCGCTGGTCGCGGCGGTGGTCCGCAAGTGAGGATCTTTAATAATTCTGGCCAGGTTAAAGGCGCTTTTATGGCCTATGACAGTCGTTTTCGCGGCGGCGTTAACGTGGCCGTTGGTGATATTGATGGTGACGGTCAAGCCGAAATTGTGACCGGTGCTGGTCTGGGCGGTGGTCCGCATGTGCGCGTTTTTGATAGTCAAAGCCGAGTGAAACTCCAGTTTATGGCCTATGATAAAGATTTTCGCGGCGGTGTTAATGTTGCCGTCGGCGATATTGACGGCGATGGCCAGGCCGAAATTATTACCGGTCCCGGGCCCGGCGCTGATCCTCAGGTACGTGTTTTTGATCAGACGGGGAGGCTAAAAGCGCAATTTATGGCTTACGATCGTAACTTAAAAAATGGCTTGTCGGTGGCTCTTGACGACTTAAATCAAGACGGCCGTTTAGATATTTTAGCTAGTCTTTTAGAGTAA
- the serS gene encoding serine--tRNA ligase (Derived by automated computational analysis using gene prediction method: Protein Homology. GO_component: GO:0005737 - cytoplasm [Evidence IEA]; GO_function: GO:0004828 - serine-tRNA ligase activity [Evidence IEA]; GO_process: GO:0006434 - seryl-tRNA aminoacylation [Evidence IEA]), translating into MLDIKKIREELPTVKAALLKRMRPEDLDLEAVIALDERRRELTTAFEEMQARRNRLSKTKPTPEIIAELRSFGDEIATKKEALEKVEAELQEKLAALPNLPADDVVAGGKENNEAIYTFGKKPEFDFEPKDHVELATSLGLIDYERAAKMSGSGFWCYTGMGALLEWALLSYFIDFHTKNGYTFMIPPFMLTEHSAYISGHLPKFRDDLYWNQDGLCLNATSEMMLGNYHREEILAGEDLPKKYCAYSACFRREAGSYRQEERGMVRGHQFNKIEMFVFCRPEESWQYFDELVDNAKKLIEGLGLHYQVSKLAAEDCSAAMAKTYDAEVWLPSMEIYKEVSSISNALDYQARRGSIRFKDAGQNTEFAHTLNASGLATSRLLPAILEQNQQADGSVIIPEVLRPYLPFKEERLRPRA; encoded by the coding sequence ATGTTAGATATCAAAAAAATCAGAGAAGAATTACCAACAGTTAAAGCAGCGCTTCTGAAAAGAATGCGCCCGGAAGATTTAGATTTAGAGGCGGTGATCGCTCTTGACGAACGGCGGCGCGAACTGACGACGGCTTTTGAAGAAATGCAAGCGCGGCGCAACCGCTTATCAAAAACTAAACCGACGCCAGAAATTATTGCCGAGCTCCGCTCCTTTGGCGATGAAATTGCTACCAAGAAAGAAGCTTTGGAAAAAGTGGAGGCAGAGCTACAAGAAAAATTAGCCGCTTTGCCCAACCTTCCGGCTGACGATGTGGTGGCTGGCGGTAAAGAAAATAATGAAGCGATCTATACTTTTGGTAAAAAACCGGAATTTGATTTTGAACCTAAAGATCATGTGGAACTCGCCACCTCTTTAGGGTTGATTGATTATGAGCGCGCGGCCAAAATGTCTGGCTCCGGTTTCTGGTGCTACACCGGCATGGGAGCGCTACTAGAATGGGCCTTACTGTCTTATTTTATTGATTTCCATACCAAAAATGGCTACACCTTCATGATTCCGCCGTTTATGTTAACCGAGCATTCGGCTTATATTTCCGGGCATTTACCTAAGTTCCGGGATGATCTTTATTGGAATCAAGATGGTTTGTGTCTAAATGCGACCTCGGAAATGATGTTAGGTAATTATCATCGCGAAGAAATTTTAGCTGGCGAGGACTTACCAAAAAAATATTGCGCTTACTCCGCTTGTTTCCGCCGCGAAGCGGGATCTTACCGTCAGGAAGAGCGGGGCATGGTGCGCGGCCATCAATTTAATAAAATTGAGATGTTTGTTTTTTGTCGCCCCGAAGAGTCGTGGCAGTATTTTGATGAGTTGGTGGACAATGCCAAAAAACTTATTGAAGGCTTGGGTTTGCACTATCAAGTTTCTAAATTAGCTGCCGAAGATTGCAGTGCGGCGATGGCGAAAACTTATGACGCCGAGGTTTGGTTGCCGAGCATGGAAATTTATAAAGAAGTTTCTTCGATTAGCAACGCTTTAGACTATCAAGCGCGCCGCGGTAGTATCCGTTTTAAAGATGCCGGCCAAAATACGGAATTCGCTCACACTTTAAATGCTTCCGGTCTAGCGACCAGTCGTTTATTGCCAGCGATTTTAGAACAAAATCAACAAGCGGATGGCTCGGTAATTATTCCGGAAGTTTTACGTCCTTATCTCCCCTTTAAAGAAGAACGTTTGCGCCCCCGCGCTTAG
- the dnaX gene encoding DNA polymerase III subunit gamma/tau (Derived by automated computational analysis using gene prediction method: Protein Homology. GO_component: GO:0009360 - DNA polymerase III complex [Evidence IEA]; GO_function: GO:0003887 - DNA-directed DNA polymerase activity [Evidence IEA]; GO_process: GO:0006260 - DNA replication [Evidence IEA]), producing MSTLYRDYRPKNFSEVLGQNHIKIALQNEIIAGAPANAYLFCGPRAVGKTTVARILAKSLNCENRQSDSAEPCDTCTSCQNIARSNDLDVVEIDAASNTGVDNVRDNIITFARVAATKNRYRIFIIDEVHMLSVSSWNALLKTLEEPPARVIFVLCTTEVHKVPETIISRCERFDFKRIPLTEVIGKLRRIVSQERAEMADEVLEAIARQAGGHLRDAESLLGQVLSLGEAGQEITWEQAELIVPRHHHDEAIELIKYLLKKDVAGAIKLVNQAADSGLNLKNLTGEILEVLRKILLYQASPKLADNYTIALDGEAEIAVSEIASEATPIQIATYLEGFLELFNDKLTYTVAQLPLEIKIIALCAEAPKAAPTVKPTTTTPPAAPNRFIAANKKPAAPNPETPSGPLAADLKVDEIRARWSEFLARVKSHNHSLSFVLQNCVAGALEKGELPLTFKYKFHKERIGDPQIKPEVENILAEVYGGRVRTVLSVDENLVLKAKTETEKTADKPVAPEKKEALNSTNDNLLDNLLQTFGGEVIS from the coding sequence ATGTCCACTTTATATCGCGATTATCGCCCCAAAAATTTCTCCGAAGTGCTCGGACAAAACCATATCAAAATTGCTTTGCAAAATGAAATTATCGCTGGCGCTCCGGCCAACGCCTATTTATTTTGTGGACCGCGCGCCGTTGGCAAAACGACGGTGGCGAGAATTTTGGCTAAGTCTTTAAATTGCGAGAATCGCCAAAGTGACAGCGCCGAACCTTGTGATACTTGTACTAGCTGTCAAAATATCGCCCGCAGCAATGATTTAGATGTGGTGGAAATTGATGCCGCTTCTAATACTGGCGTTGATAATGTCCGCGATAATATTATTACCTTTGCCCGAGTCGCCGCTACTAAAAATCGCTACCGTATTTTTATCATTGATGAAGTCCACATGTTGAGTGTTAGCTCCTGGAATGCACTCCTAAAAACTTTAGAAGAACCGCCGGCGCGAGTGATTTTTGTTTTGTGCACCACCGAAGTTCATAAAGTCCCGGAGACGATTATTTCTCGCTGTGAACGTTTTGATTTTAAAAGAATCCCTTTAACCGAGGTCATTGGCAAGCTCCGTCGCATTGTCAGTCAGGAAAGAGCGGAAATGGCTGATGAGGTTTTAGAGGCGATTGCCCGTCAGGCGGGCGGCCATTTGCGTGATGCCGAAAGTTTACTGGGTCAAGTTTTATCTTTAGGGGAAGCCGGTCAAGAAATCACTTGGGAGCAAGCGGAATTAATCGTTCCCCGTCATCATCACGACGAAGCGATTGAGTTAATTAAATATTTATTAAAGAAAGACGTGGCGGGCGCCATTAAGTTAGTTAATCAAGCCGCCGACTCCGGGTTGAACTTAAAAAATTTAACTGGTGAGATCTTGGAAGTCTTGCGCAAAATTTTACTTTACCAAGCCAGTCCTAAGTTAGCCGACAATTACACCATCGCCTTAGATGGGGAAGCAGAGATTGCTGTTAGTGAGATTGCCTCAGAAGCCACCCCAATTCAAATTGCCACCTATTTAGAGGGCTTTTTAGAGCTCTTTAATGACAAATTAACCTATACGGTCGCGCAACTGCCATTAGAAATTAAAATTATTGCTCTTTGCGCGGAGGCGCCGAAGGCCGCTCCAACCGTTAAACCAACGACGACCACGCCGCCGGCTGCACCAAATCGTTTTATTGCCGCTAATAAAAAACCAGCCGCTCCTAATCCGGAAACGCCTTCGGGGCCCCTGGCTGCCGATCTTAAAGTTGATGAGATAAGGGCCCGCTGGTCAGAGTTTTTAGCGCGCGTAAAAAGCCATAATCACTCCTTATCTTTTGTTTTGCAAAATTGTGTTGCGGGCGCTCTAGAAAAAGGCGAGCTTCCTTTAACTTTTAAATATAAGTTTCACAAAGAGCGCATCGGCGACCCCCAAATCAAACCGGAAGTGGAAAATATTTTAGCCGAAGTTTATGGCGGCCGAGTCCGAACGGTTTTAAGTGTTGATGAAAATTTAGTTTTAAAAGCGAAGACGGAAACAGAAAAGACGGCTGACAAACCAGTGGCTCCAGAAAAAAAAGAAGCCCTTAATTCAACTAATGATAATTTATTAGACAACTTACTTCAAACTTTTGGCGGCGAAGTAATTAGTTAA
- a CDS encoding type IV secretion system DNA-binding domain-containing protein (Derived by automated computational analysis using gene prediction method: Protein Homology.) — MTGGYAPLNSSLFDFAVPILVGLLILFLGAVLAYVVLTLIRRRAAANAYCEQKIFLVKLPKEKPKDGESAYTAAQMHEEIAKGETLFASIGGLSAQRGFKAWLFGRHDHFSLEIVANKGKIAFYVVAPVSRARYLEQQIHAHYPEASLEEVEDYNSFSPQSKIVAGSLKTKKSFVFPIKNYRQMDVDPLNSLINVMSKLAKDESAVVQYVVRSAKAKWHGESKAIVSKIIKTNSISAGLKKDNGHKLDNFLELTGIKSNSKTTEKADTPPATLTEVERALVKAMEEKNSKSGLDVNIRVVVAAATEAQAKIYLDNISNAFSEYNNYAYGNNFSRISRGNDRMVTDFIYRRFQEKLSFLLNTEELASLYHFPLRSTETPNILWLAAKSAPASAELPNEGLLLGYNVYRGVSKEVRIKAEDRRRHTYIIGKSGVGKSVLLANMAVQDILNGEGVCVLDPHGDLVNDILERVPPQRAEDVIVFSPADTERPLGLNLLEFDPRYPEQKSFVINEMIGIFDKLYDLKATGGPMFEQYMRNAMLLVMDDPESGSTLMEIPKVLVDEDFRRLKLKRCQNQTVIDFWREEAEKAGGEAALANIAPYITSKLTSFISNDMMRPIIGQQKSSFNFRDIMDNQKIILVDLSKGIVGEMNAYLLGMIIVGKFLMASLSRGDMPAAQRKDFYLYIDEFQNFTTDSIAQILSEARKYGLGLVIAHQYVGQLVKNNNTTIKDAVFGNVGTMIAFRVGSDDANYLVKEFSPVFNEFDLINTDKGIACLKLLVDNTALRPFSLKTIWPIVGQPRQEMTTKIRALSRLKYGQDRQLIETIIRQRQARSQALQSPTNPLDL, encoded by the coding sequence ATGACTGGTGGTTACGCCCCCCTAAATAGTTCATTGTTTGATTTTGCCGTCCCCATTTTAGTGGGGCTGCTAATTTTATTTTTGGGAGCCGTTTTGGCCTATGTGGTCCTGACTCTAATTCGCCGCCGTGCCGCTGCGAACGCTTATTGCGAGCAAAAGATTTTCTTAGTAAAGCTGCCGAAAGAAAAACCTAAAGATGGTGAGAGTGCTTATACGGCGGCGCAAATGCATGAAGAGATTGCTAAAGGGGAAACCCTTTTTGCTAGCATTGGCGGCTTGTCGGCGCAGCGTGGTTTTAAGGCTTGGCTTTTTGGTCGCCATGATCATTTTTCTCTGGAGATTGTCGCTAATAAAGGTAAAATTGCTTTTTACGTCGTCGCTCCGGTAAGTCGGGCTCGCTATTTAGAGCAGCAAATTCATGCTCATTATCCGGAAGCCTCTTTAGAAGAAGTGGAGGATTATAATTCTTTCTCACCGCAATCCAAAATTGTGGCCGGATCACTAAAAACAAAAAAGAGTTTTGTTTTTCCGATTAAAAATTATCGGCAAATGGATGTTGATCCTCTAAACTCTTTAATCAATGTGATGTCTAAACTGGCTAAAGACGAGAGTGCTGTTGTTCAATATGTCGTGCGTAGCGCTAAGGCCAAGTGGCACGGCGAAAGCAAAGCCATTGTTTCTAAAATTATTAAGACTAATTCCATTAGTGCGGGGCTAAAAAAAGATAACGGCCATAAGTTAGACAATTTTTTAGAGCTCACCGGCATCAAAAGTAATTCCAAGACCACCGAAAAAGCTGACACCCCACCCGCCACTTTAACTGAAGTGGAGCGGGCCTTAGTGAAGGCGATGGAGGAAAAAAATAGTAAGTCCGGTTTGGATGTTAATATCCGCGTGGTGGTGGCGGCCGCTACGGAAGCGCAGGCCAAAATCTATTTAGATAACATTTCTAACGCTTTTAGCGAGTACAATAATTACGCTTACGGTAATAATTTTTCGCGGATCAGTCGCGGCAATGACCGGATGGTGACTGATTTTATTTATCGCCGCTTTCAGGAGAAGTTAAGTTTTTTACTAAACACGGAAGAGTTGGCTAGTCTTTATCATTTTCCGCTGCGCTCGACCGAAACGCCGAACATCTTATGGTTGGCGGCTAAATCAGCGCCGGCCAGTGCGGAATTACCTAATGAAGGCTTACTTTTAGGTTACAATGTTTATCGCGGCGTTTCTAAAGAAGTGCGCATTAAGGCCGAAGATCGTCGTCGCCACACTTACATCATTGGTAAATCGGGGGTGGGTAAATCAGTTTTACTGGCGAACATGGCCGTCCAAGATATTTTAAACGGCGAGGGGGTTTGCGTTTTAGATCCTCACGGTGATTTAGTTAATGATATTTTAGAGCGCGTGCCCCCGCAGCGAGCGGAAGATGTAATTGTTTTTTCTCCGGCCGATACCGAGCGACCACTTGGTCTTAACTTATTGGAATTTGATCCTCGTTATCCGGAACAGAAGAGTTTTGTCATTAACGAAATGATTGGCATCTTTGACAAACTCTACGACCTTAAGGCGACTGGCGGGCCGATGTTTGAGCAATACATGCGCAATGCGATGTTGCTCGTGATGGATGATCCCGAGAGTGGCTCAACTTTAATGGAGATCCCTAAAGTTTTAGTAGATGAAGATTTTCGCCGTTTAAAATTAAAACGCTGCCAAAACCAAACCGTTATTGATTTTTGGCGCGAGGAAGCGGAGAAAGCGGGCGGGGAAGCGGCCTTAGCCAACATCGCTCCTTATATCACCTCCAAACTCACCTCCTTTATTTCCAACGACATGATGCGCCCGATTATCGGCCAGCAAAAAAGTTCTTTCAATTTCCGTGACATCATGGATAATCAAAAAATTATTTTAGTGGATCTATCAAAAGGGATTGTCGGCGAGATGAATGCTTATTTGCTGGGAATGATTATTGTCGGCAAATTCTTAATGGCGTCTCTTTCCCGTGGCGATATGCCGGCGGCGCAGCGTAAAGATTTTTATTTATATATTGATGAGTTCCAGAATTTTACCACCGACTCCATTGCACAAATTTTATCCGAGGCGAGAAAATATGGTTTAGGCTTGGTGATTGCGCACCAATATGTTGGACAGTTGGTAAAAAATAATAACACCACTATTAAAGATGCCGTTTTTGGAAACGTCGGCACGATGATTGCTTTTCGGGTCGGCAGCGATGACGCCAATTATTTAGTGAAAGAATTTTCACCGGTCTTCAATGAGTTTGATTTAATCAATACCGACAAGGGAATTGCTTGTTTAAAATTATTGGTGGATAACACTGCCTTAAGGCCGTTCTCTTTAAAAACTATTTGGCCGATTGTTGGTCAACCGCGACAGGAGATGACCACTAAAATTCGCGCCCTGTCACGCCTTAAATATGGCCAGGACCGGCAACTGATAGAAACCATCATTCGTCAACGCCAAGCGCGCAGCCAAGCTTTACAAAGCCCCACTAATCCTTTAGATTTATAA
- a CDS encoding hypothetical protein (Derived by automated computational analysis using gene prediction method: GeneMarkS-2+.) produces MDLLGRKIEQAPVPSSPEVLTGPERKSEQAPERGAEKGETAPVTVPMVTPVAPVAKEPPTYKERRAKLIDETLSEGLGNTYLAMSPERQKVFKVKGEETVAKINNLLDETKVKINKIVSLIKKWLSLIVGVNKFYLDQEAKIKADKILNLKDKL; encoded by the coding sequence ATGGACTTATTAGGAAGAAAAATTGAACAAGCCCCCGTTCCTAGTAGTCCGGAGGTTTTAACTGGTCCGGAAAGGAAAAGTGAACAAGCCCCCGAGCGCGGGGCGGAAAAAGGGGAAACGGCTCCGGTCACGGTGCCCATGGTTACTCCGGTCGCCCCGGTGGCTAAAGAGCCACCCACTTATAAAGAGCGGCGGGCAAAATTGATTGATGAAACCCTATCTGAAGGTTTGGGCAACACCTACTTAGCGATGTCGCCGGAACGGCAAAAGGTTTTTAAGGTCAAGGGCGAGGAAACGGTCGCCAAAATCAATAATCTCTTAGATGAAACTAAAGTTAAAATCAATAAAATTGTGAGCTTAATTAAAAAATGGCTAAGCCTAATTGTTGGTGTTAACAAATTTTATCTTGATCAAGAAGCTAAAATTAAGGCCGATAAAATTCTTAATTTAAAAGATAAACTTTAA